The Streptomyces phaeolivaceus genome has a window encoding:
- a CDS encoding ABC transporter permease, whose amino-acid sequence MRTSRTRTFLRFRFPGALPQIFVGLKVAMPLAAVGTVIGEFSAGDEGLGFVIVQSGANSDTALAFAAVALLGVMSVALFYVLVVAERLLLPWVRETTSQR is encoded by the coding sequence TTGCGGACATCCCGGACGCGGACGTTCCTGCGGTTCCGGTTCCCCGGCGCGCTCCCGCAGATCTTCGTCGGGCTGAAGGTGGCGATGCCGCTGGCAGCCGTGGGCACGGTGATCGGGGAGTTCAGCGCGGGCGACGAGGGGCTCGGCTTCGTCATCGTGCAGTCCGGCGCCAACTCGGACACCGCGCTGGCCTTCGCGGCGGTCGCGCTGCTGGGCGTGATGAGCGTGGCGCTGTTCTATGTGCTGGTGGTGGCGGAGCGGTTGCTGCTGCCGTGGGTGCGGGAGACCACCTCGCAGCGGTAG
- a CDS encoding ATP-binding cassette domain-containing protein has protein sequence MSATTVPARRVVRRPRRDVAILFQRPALLPWRSALDNVLLPIVVHGRPKPEHRATACELLVEVGLDAPFHTRLPHELSGGMRQRVALCRSLIQRPRVMLIAEQLAAYAELGVTRIYVRLRDLTDLPHLDLLMTEVAPRLPSS, from the coding sequence ATGTCCGCAACGACCGTGCCAGCTCGGCGAGTTGTGCGCCGGCCCCGCCGCGACGTCGCGATCCTCTTCCAGCGCCCGGCCCTGCTGCCCTGGCGGTCGGCCCTCGACAACGTCCTGCTGCCCATCGTCGTCCACGGCCGCCCCAAGCCCGAACACCGGGCGACCGCCTGCGAGTTGCTCGTCGAAGTCGGCCTGGACGCCCCCTTCCACACCCGCCTCCCGCACGAGCTGTCCGGCGGTATGCGGCAGCGCGTGGCCCTGTGCCGCTCCCTCATCCAGCGCCCCCGCGTGATGCTGATAGCCGAACAGCTGGCCGCCTACGCGGAGTTGGGCGTCACACGGATATACGTCCGCCTACGCGACCTGACGGACCTGCCCCACCTGGACCTCCTGATGACAGAGGTGGCCCCCCGACTCCCCTCCTCCTGA
- a CDS encoding glycoside hydrolase family 31 protein, with protein sequence MNQPAENRTPSGAVSLAQSSPTVGTFRERDGALEWSGRQETLRIEPWGPDAVRVRARLGGPVLDGLPGALLDEAESTESSVKIEDGQGRLTVGALTVEVNAEGLIRYSRTADGSELLAEERAHFWWPGSRLYTAVGNGHHRLEQRFAAYEDEKLYGLGQHQHGRFDQKGLVLDLVQRNAEVGIPVLTSSRGYTLLWNNPAIGRVELAGNGTRWVADSARQIDYWITAGDPADAQRRYSAATGRTPMLPEWAAGFWQCKLRYRTQDELLAVAREYKRRGLPIDVIVCDFFHWTHLGEWKFDLDEWPDPAAMVRELAELGIKLVVSVWPSVSPLSENHPVMEQRGYFIGTQYGPMAHADWPDKGVASTVQVAFYDATNPGAREFVWARVKENYLEPYGIDAFWLDACEPELKPGFQENLRYWAGPGLEVGNIYPAESARTFYEGLRAAGQEEIVSLNRSAWAGSQRWGAALWSGDIGTDFPTLRRQIAAGLNTALSGIPWWNTDIGGFHGGDPDDPAYREVMVRWFQFGAFSPLMRLHGFRDPGMPLGPDMTGGPNEVWSYGEEAGAILEAYLRLRERLKPYVLRVMREAHEEGLPVMRPLFLEFPEDTAAWGVDDAYLFGRDVLVAPVLEAGVDRWTTYLPAGATWADAWTGETYAGGRSVTVDAPLERIPVFLRDGVSLPIAE encoded by the coding sequence GTGAATCAGCCTGCCGAGAACCGGACCCCGTCGGGTGCGGTCAGCCTCGCCCAGTCCTCCCCCACCGTCGGCACGTTCCGTGAGCGGGACGGCGCCCTGGAGTGGAGCGGACGCCAGGAGACCCTGCGGATCGAGCCCTGGGGCCCGGACGCGGTCCGGGTCCGCGCCCGCCTCGGCGGCCCGGTCCTCGACGGGCTCCCGGGCGCCCTGCTCGACGAGGCGGAGTCCACCGAGAGCAGCGTCAAGATCGAGGACGGGCAGGGCCGGCTGACCGTCGGCGCGCTGACCGTCGAGGTGAACGCCGAGGGCCTGATCCGCTACAGCCGTACAGCCGACGGAAGCGAGCTGCTGGCGGAGGAGCGCGCGCACTTCTGGTGGCCGGGCTCGCGCCTCTACACCGCCGTCGGCAACGGCCACCACCGCCTGGAGCAGCGGTTCGCCGCGTACGAGGACGAGAAGCTGTACGGCCTCGGGCAGCACCAGCACGGGCGGTTCGACCAGAAGGGCCTGGTGCTGGACCTGGTGCAGCGCAACGCCGAGGTCGGCATCCCGGTGCTCACCTCCAGCCGGGGCTACACCCTGCTGTGGAACAACCCGGCGATCGGGCGGGTCGAGCTGGCCGGGAACGGCACCCGGTGGGTCGCGGACTCGGCCCGGCAGATCGACTACTGGATCACCGCGGGAGATCCGGCCGACGCGCAGCGCCGCTACAGCGCGGCGACGGGCCGTACGCCGATGCTGCCGGAGTGGGCGGCCGGGTTCTGGCAGTGCAAGCTGCGCTATCGCACCCAGGACGAACTCCTCGCCGTGGCACGGGAGTACAAGCGGCGCGGCCTGCCCATCGATGTCATCGTGTGCGACTTCTTCCACTGGACGCACCTCGGTGAGTGGAAGTTCGATCTCGACGAGTGGCCCGATCCTGCCGCCATGGTCCGGGAGTTGGCGGAGCTCGGCATCAAGCTGGTGGTGTCCGTGTGGCCGTCGGTGTCGCCGCTGAGCGAGAACCACCCGGTGATGGAACAGCGCGGCTACTTCATCGGCACGCAGTACGGCCCGATGGCGCACGCCGACTGGCCGGACAAGGGGGTCGCGTCGACGGTCCAGGTGGCGTTCTACGACGCGACGAACCCCGGGGCGCGGGAGTTCGTGTGGGCGCGGGTCAAGGAGAACTACCTGGAGCCGTACGGCATCGACGCGTTCTGGCTGGACGCCTGTGAGCCGGAGCTGAAGCCGGGCTTCCAGGAGAATCTGCGCTACTGGGCGGGGCCCGGTCTGGAGGTCGGCAACATCTATCCGGCCGAGAGCGCGCGGACCTTCTACGAGGGGCTGCGGGCGGCCGGGCAGGAGGAGATCGTCTCCCTCAACCGTTCGGCGTGGGCGGGCAGTCAGCGGTGGGGGGCCGCGCTGTGGTCCGGTGACATCGGTACGGACTTCCCGACCCTGCGGCGGCAGATCGCGGCGGGGCTCAACACGGCGCTGTCCGGCATCCCCTGGTGGAACACCGACATCGGCGGCTTCCACGGGGGTGACCCCGACGATCCGGCGTATCGCGAGGTGATGGTGCGCTGGTTCCAGTTCGGGGCGTTCTCGCCGCTGATGCGGCTGCACGGGTTCCGGGATCCGGGGATGCCGTTGGGGCCGGACATGACCGGGGGGCCGAACGAGGTGTGGTCGTACGGGGAGGAGGCCGGGGCGATCCTGGAGGCGTATCTGCGGCTGCGGGAGCGGTTGAAGCCGTATGTGCTGCGGGTGATGCGGGAGGCCCATGAGGAGGGGCTGCCGGTGATGCGACCGCTGTTCCTGGAGTTCCCGGAGGACACGGCCGCGTGGGGCGTCGACGACGCATATCTGTTCGGGCGGGATGTGTTGGTGGCGCCGGTGCTCGAGGCGGGGGTCGATCGGTGGACGACCTATCTGCCGGCGGGGGCGACCTGGGCTGATGCCTGGACCGGGGAGACGTACGCGGGTGGTCGGTCGGTGACCGTGGACGCGCCTTTGGAGAGGATCCCGGTGTTTCTGCGGGACGGGGTTTCCCTGCCGATCGCCGAGTAG
- a CDS encoding LacI family DNA-binding transcriptional regulator, whose translation MVTLAEVASHAGVSASTVSYVLSGKRSISAGTRQRVERSIQELGYHPNAGARALASSRSNIVALMVPLRTDMYVPVMMEIAIAVATTARTYGYDVLLLTGEEGPDAVRRVTGSGLADAMILMDVELDDERLPLLRGTDQPSVLIGLPADTSGLTCVDLDFGATGALCVEHLAMLGHRDIAVVGEAPAVYERHTGFAERTLDGLRSRARELGLRVLHRPCEGGYDAMAATLARIFDERPGTTGIVVQNESAVEPLLALLRQQGRAVPEDVSVIAVCPDQVAVQASVRLTSVAIPAQEMGRRAVEQLVAKLEGRDTDEVVLLAPELTVRASTGPLSTAG comes from the coding sequence ATGGTCACCCTCGCCGAGGTCGCCTCGCACGCCGGAGTCTCGGCGAGCACGGTGAGCTATGTCCTCAGCGGCAAGCGGTCCATCTCCGCGGGCACCCGGCAGCGGGTCGAGCGGAGCATCCAGGAGCTCGGCTACCACCCGAACGCGGGGGCCCGCGCCCTGGCGAGCAGCAGGTCGAACATCGTCGCCCTGATGGTCCCGCTGCGCACCGACATGTACGTCCCGGTGATGATGGAGATCGCCATCGCGGTGGCCACCACGGCCCGGACGTACGGCTACGACGTGCTGCTGCTCACCGGTGAGGAGGGCCCGGACGCGGTGCGCCGGGTCACCGGCAGCGGGCTCGCCGACGCGATGATCCTGATGGACGTGGAGCTGGACGACGAGCGGCTGCCGCTGCTGCGCGGCACCGACCAGCCGTCGGTACTGATCGGACTGCCGGCCGACACCAGCGGCCTGACCTGCGTCGATCTCGATTTCGGGGCGACGGGCGCGCTGTGCGTGGAGCATCTGGCGATGCTCGGCCACCGTGACATCGCCGTCGTCGGCGAGGCGCCCGCGGTGTACGAACGGCACACCGGTTTCGCCGAACGCACCCTCGACGGACTGCGGTCCCGGGCACGGGAGTTGGGCCTGCGCGTGCTGCACCGCCCCTGTGAGGGCGGCTATGACGCGATGGCCGCGACGCTGGCCCGGATCTTCGACGAACGGCCGGGCACCACGGGCATCGTCGTGCAGAACGAGTCCGCGGTGGAGCCGCTGCTCGCGCTGTTGCGGCAGCAGGGGCGCGCGGTGCCGGAGGACGTCTCGGTGATCGCGGTCTGCCCGGACCAGGTCGCCGTGCAGGCCTCGGTGCGGCTGACGTCGGTGGCGATCCCCGCCCAGGAGATGGGCCGCCGGGCCGTGGAACAGCTGGTCGCCAAGCTGGAGGGCCGGGACACCGACGAAGTGGTGCTGCTGGCCCCCGAGTTGACGGTCCGCGCGAGCACGGGGCCGCTGTCCACGGCCGGTTGA
- a CDS encoding GH12 family glycosyl hydrolase domain-containing protein, whose protein sequence is MQHRRPRLTRTAKIGAAVGTALAVGASVTVAMAGEEAKKCTDFDTITLGEYYVNNNVWNREKATGTQCVWDNSRSGSTISWGTGYSLANSGTGKDYDVKSYASSVLGWHWGWKTDKAATRLPIRVGDRKPVRTSWEFSVSSNPGTMNVAYDLWLHSKNTADWQDQPTDEVMIWLNRQGGAGPLGSKYGSVSLGGAMWDIYTGDIGWKVFSFVRRANTTKATLNLDDFTQALVRRKLLGNDKYVSGIEAGTEVFKGTGRLDTKAYSVNIG, encoded by the coding sequence ATGCAGCACCGCCGCCCCCGCCTCACCCGTACCGCCAAGATCGGCGCGGCCGTTGGCACCGCGCTGGCGGTCGGGGCCTCCGTGACCGTGGCGATGGCGGGGGAGGAGGCCAAGAAGTGCACGGACTTCGACACGATCACGCTCGGTGAGTACTACGTGAACAACAACGTCTGGAACCGGGAGAAGGCCACCGGCACCCAGTGCGTCTGGGACAACTCCCGCTCGGGCTCCACCATCTCCTGGGGCACCGGCTACAGCCTCGCCAACAGCGGCACCGGCAAGGACTACGACGTGAAGTCCTACGCGAGCAGCGTCCTCGGCTGGCACTGGGGCTGGAAGACCGACAAGGCGGCGACCCGGCTGCCCATCAGGGTCGGCGACCGCAAGCCCGTACGGACCAGCTGGGAGTTCTCGGTCAGCTCGAACCCCGGCACCATGAACGTCGCCTACGACCTGTGGCTGCACTCCAAGAACACCGCCGACTGGCAGGACCAGCCCACCGACGAGGTCATGATCTGGCTCAACCGGCAGGGCGGCGCGGGCCCGCTCGGCAGCAAGTACGGCAGCGTCAGCCTCGGCGGCGCGATGTGGGACATCTACACCGGTGACATCGGCTGGAAGGTCTTCTCCTTCGTCCGCCGCGCCAACACCACCAAGGCGACCCTGAACCTCGACGACTTCACCCAGGCACTCGTCCGCCGCAAGCTGCTGGGCAACGACAAGTACGTCTCCGGCATCGAGGCGGGCACCGAGGTCTTCAAGGGCACCGGCCGGCTGGACACGAAGGCGTACTCGGTGAACATCGGCTGA